The proteins below are encoded in one region of Apium graveolens cultivar Ventura chromosome 4, ASM990537v1, whole genome shotgun sequence:
- the LOC141719303 gene encoding uncharacterized protein LOC141719303 produces MDRSWLKADRRTREFENGVDDLLMFAFENGYNEDKISCPCLKCAHSKSWKARIVKNHLFQNGIDETYTRWIWHGEPNIVESPVLDESDNSVSSNYQFCTRMGEADDDDVLSSDSSDFINHVKGEHEPLYPGCENYTKMKALVKLFNLKVKHGMSDSCFSDVLLLIGSLLPEGNNVPSSFNEAKKTLCALGMGYDKIHACPNNCLLYRGPQDEDETTCRICKASRWKLNKKGEEQEGVPAKVLWYFPLIPRIRNLFNTPAIAKDMTWHETERQQDGKMRHPADSQTWKDVDQKWPDFASESRNLRLALSADGFNPFRGNRTDHSSWPVLLSVYNLPPWLCMKRRYIMLCLLISGPTEPGNDIDVFLQPLIEDLQELWRGKQVYDAYRQESFVLRGILLWTISDYPALGNLSGHVVKGYNACIVCVDKTEATRLVHYRKTVVMRHRRWLPRHHPYRKQKAAFDNSVETGAGPIPLTGEQVFERVQHLRDHVFGKTQRQHKRKKGDARPVWKKLSIFFQLEYWKFLPVRHVLDVMHIEKNICEALLGTLLNIPGKTKDRESVRLDMAEMGIRMELRPKTPGKKEKVPLAAWNLSNAEKKVVCSSFLQMKLSDGFCSNIKNLVNMEKLRLVGMKSHDCHTILHHLLPIAIRSVLHKKVRCTIIRFCLFFKAICSKVIDVDKLENMQSQLVETLCQLEKYFPPSFFDVMIHLSIHLVREVKLCGPIFLRWMYPFERDMKAFKVYVRNAAHPKGCIAEAYVAEEAVERLVNFEEATIGLPKNDRHEQNAISKPLSGATMIKPSKEELHLAHLCVLQNSNHMRQYFE; encoded by the coding sequence atgGATAGGTCATGGTTAAAAGCTGATAGAAGAACAAGAGAGTTTGAGAATGGAGTGGACGATTTACTTATGTTTGCCTTTGAGAATGGATATAACGAAGACAAAATAAGTTGTCCATGCTTAAAGTGCGCACATAGCAAATCTTGGAAAGCTCGGATTGTTAAAAACCATCTGTTTCAAAATGGTATTGATGAAACGTATACTCGCTGGATATGGCACGGGGAGCCAAATATTGTAGAAAGTCCTGTATTGGATGAAAGTGACAACTCGGTATCTTCTAATTACCAATTCTGCACAAGAATGGGTGAAGCTGACGATGATGATGTTCTTTCTTCAGATTCTTCAGATTTCATCAACCATGTGAAAGGTGAGCATGAACCTCTTTATCCTGGTTGTGAGAATTACACTAAGATGAAAGCTTTGGTTAAGTTATTCAACTTGAAAGTGAAGCATGGTATGTCTGATTCATGTTTTTCTGATGTTCTATTATTGATTGGGTCTTTGCTACCAGAAGGCAACAATGTCCCTTCTTCTTTCAATGAAGCGAAGAAAACCTTATGTGCATTAGGAATGGGTTATGATAAGATACACGCATGCCCGAATAATTGTCTACTATATCGTGGGCCACAAGATGAAGATGAGACTACTTGTCGCATATGTAAGGCCTCTAGATGGAAACTGAATAAGAAAGGAGAAGAACAAGAAGGAGTCCCTGCTAAGGTCTTATGGTATTTCCCCTTGATACCAAGAATAAGAAATTTGTTCAATACACCAGCGATTGCGAAGGACATGACTTGGCATGAGACCGAACGACAACAAGATGGTAAAATGAGGCATCCAGCAGACTCGCAAACATGGAAGGATGTCGATCAAAAGTGGCCTGATTTTGCATCGGAGAGTAGAAACCTCCGGTTAGCTTTATCCGCCGACGGTTTCAATCCTTTTCGTGGAAACCGTACTGATCACTCAAGTTGGCCAGTTTTGCTATCGGTTTACAACCTTCCACCTTGGCTCTGTATGAAAAGAAGGTACATTATGCTTTGCTTGTTAATATCAGGACCGACCGAGCCTGGAAATGATATAGATGTGTTCCTTCAACCACTTATTGAAGATCTGCAGGAGTTGTGGCGCGGGAAACAAGTGTACGACGCATATAGACAAGAGTCTTTCGTACTTAGGGGCATATTATTATGGACAATAAGTGACTATCCGGCCTTGGGGAACTTGTCGGGACATGTAGTTAAAGGATATAATGCTTGTATTGTTTGTGTTGATAAAACAGAGGCTACTAGGCTGGTTCACTATCGGAAGACGGTAGTTATGAGGCATAGGAGGTGGTTGCCTCGTCATCATCCGTATAGAAAGCAAAAGGCAGCTTTTGATAATAGCGTTGAGACAGGTGCTGGTCCTATTCCATTAACTGGTGAGCAGGTTTTTGAAAGAGTACAACATCTAAGGGACCATGTCTTTGGTAAGACACAACGCCAACATAAACGGAAGAAAGGTGATGCTAGACCAGTTTGGAAGAAGTTATCTATCTTCTTTCAACTTGAGTATTGGAAATTTTTGCCAGTTAGGCATGTTCTCGATGTGATGCACatcgagaaaaatatatgtgaggctttacttggaACTTTGCTAAATATTCCCGGAAAGACAAAAGATAGGGAGTCAGTCCGTCTCGATATGGCAGAAATGGGAATAAGAATGGAGCTAAGGCCAAAAACTCCCGGAAAGAAAGAGAAGGTACCTTTGGCTGCATGGAACTTATCAAATGCTGAAAAGAAGGTAGTTTGCTCATCATTTCTTCAAATGAAGTTATCGGATGGATTTTGTTCAAATATCAAGAATCTTGTAAATATGGAAAAACTTCGGCTTGTTGGAATGAAATCTCATGATTGCCACacaatattgcatcatttgcttcCAATTGCGATTCGGTCGGTACTGCACAAAAAAGTCAGGTGCACAATAATAAGGTTTTGCCTTTTCTTCAAGGCAATTTGCAGCAAAGTCATCGATGTAGATAAATTGGAAAATATGCAATCTCAGTTGGTGGAAACATTATGCCAGCTGGAAAAATACTTTCCCCCTTCGTTCTTCGATGTCATGATCCATCTCTCAATTCATCTTGTGAGAGAGGTTAAGCTTTGCGGGCCAATCTTTCTACGTTGGATGTATCCTTTTGAGAGAGATATGAAGGCGTTTAAAGTATATGTTCGAAATGCTGCTCATCCCAAAGGTTGTATTGCCGAGGCATATGTTGCCGAAGAGGCCGTTGAACGTTTGGTCAATTTTGAAGAAGCTACCATAGGTTTGCCAAAAAATGATAGGCATGAGCAAAATGCAATAAGCAAACCTTTATCTGGTGCGACAATGATCAAGCCAAGCAAAGAGGAATTGCATCTAGCACACTTATGTGTTCTGCAAAATAGCAATCACATGAGGCAATATTTTGAGTAA